One genomic window of Anaplasma centrale str. Israel includes the following:
- a CDS encoding F0F1 ATP synthase subunit C encodes MDSLRFVAVGLSVLGMVASALGVAAVFSAMLNGIARNPETEDKLKKYVYTGAALVEAMGLFSFLLALLLIFVAG; translated from the coding sequence ATGGACTCCTTGAGGTTTGTGGCCGTTGGGCTGAGCGTCTTGGGTATGGTGGCGTCTGCGCTTGGTGTTGCAGCCGTCTTTTCGGCCATGCTCAATGGCATTGCTCGTAACCCGGAAACGGAGGATAAGCTGAAGAAGTACGTCTATACCGGCGCCGCTTTGGTCGAGGCCATGGGCCTGTTTTCGTTTCTGCTGGCGCTGCTTTTGATATTCGTGGCTGGATAG
- the tilS gene encoding tRNA lysidine(34) synthetase TilS yields MLNGTVELESEVLKKLCSLDLGSDYAVAVSGGVDSMTLLNLVGMFHKTQATSRPIVLTVNHGFRAEADYETRCVQKRALELGLECRILRWGGYIPSKSQEIAREIRYGLLHQWCVEHSVKFLLTAHNKSDQAETVLMHLERGSGVDGLSGMHERSVFGNITICRPLLNFTRQEILQYATQERLFWVEDPSNQDSKYRRTFFRNLIAESKNPGVIIERLCRTTSHMYRALSCILHYVRSSLDDCLEFSPLGFITIKSQELRSVPEEIASRLLLLSLMAMGGKDHKPRYSSFWPILTQMRQGGDFTPRTLHGCKVFKESDGNFSIVRELARIEGRICVSTTAEIMQWDRRFTIKIVGVHNASHSAGPLSDSQKEAHSLYITPLGNGPLPEHLMHVKRDVARGLPVLAHGDKVLAYPWQNHNIGVIPAISVEEVLVRRGVISLICNQLCQ; encoded by the coding sequence ATGCTAAACGGAACAGTAGAGTTGGAGTCTGAGGTCCTGAAAAAGCTCTGCAGCCTAGATCTTGGCAGCGATTATGCGGTTGCAGTATCTGGCGGCGTGGATAGTATGACCTTGTTGAACCTTGTGGGAATGTTCCACAAAACGCAGGCTACCAGCCGCCCAATTGTGCTGACAGTGAACCATGGGTTCCGTGCTGAGGCGGATTACGAAACACGCTGTGTACAAAAACGAGCCCTAGAGCTTGGGCTGGAATGTAGAATACTGCGTTGGGGGGGTTACATACCAAGCAAGTCCCAGGAAATCGCCAGAGAGATCAGGTATGGCCTGCTGCACCAGTGGTGCGTCGAGCACTCAGTCAAATTTCTACTAACTGCACACAACAAAAGTGATCAGGCAGAAACTGTACTTATGCACTTAGAGCGTGGTAGTGGCGTCGATGGGTTATCTGGCATGCATGAGCGATCTGTCTTCGGAAATATTACAATTTGCAGACCTTTACTCAACTTCACCAGGCAGGAAATACTGCAATACGCAACGCAAGAACGGTTGTTTTGGGTCGAAGATCCGAGTAACCAGGACTCCAAATATAGGAGAACGTTTTTTCGCAACCTAATAGCGGAAAGCAAAAACCCCGGCGTCATCATAGAGCGGCTGTGCAGGACCACGTCGCACATGTATAGGGCTCTCTCGTGCATTTTGCACTATGTGCGGTCTTCACTTGATGATTGCCTGGAATTCAGCCCCCTAGGTTTCATAACCATAAAGTCGCAGGAATTACGCAGTGTACCAGAGGAAATTGCATCCAGATTGCTGTTGCTATCCTTAATGGCCATGGGGGGGAAGGACCATAAGCCGCGGTATTCCTCTTTTTGGCCAATATTAACACAGATGCGGCAGGGAGGAGATTTTACTCCGCGCACACTGCATGGATGCAAGGTGTTCAAAGAGTCTGACGGGAATTTCTCGATAGTGCGCGAGCTTGCGCGTATAGAGGGTAGGATCTGTGTAAGCACAACCGCTGAAATCATGCAGTGGGACCGAAGGTTTACCATAAAGATAGTTGGTGTACACAATGCGTCACACAGTGCGGGGCCTTTGTCAGACTCACAAAAGGAGGCACATAGTTTGTATATCACTCCATTAGGTAATGGGCCGCTACCCGAGCATCTGATGCATGTTAAAAGAGATGTTGCACGTGGTCTCCCAGTGCTCGCTCACGGAGATAAAGTTCTTGCGTACCCCTGGCAAAACCATAATATAGGGGTTATTCCAGCTATCAGTGTGGAAGAAGTTCTGGTTAGAAGGGGCGTGATTAGCCTAATTTGTAATCAGCTTTGTCAGTAG
- a CDS encoding TrkH family potassium uptake protein, whose protein sequence is MVVVLVAVVHNKACGTFLTHWRSLVFIQGVFSLLFALFLSIPMVVDVCMGGGDWESFATAFSVSAAVGAVCLHGGKSGPIGRHETIYLICAVWIVLPMLAAIPFFVSDTTGLTYVDALFETVSGLTTTGATVLSNLHAKSPGILLWRVMLNFIGGLGVIAIGVLLLPCLKVVGLKDIYGVESPTVRQFKLSIFRAVLYITCLYVVLLVLCAAAYKIAGMSVFDAICHAMSTVSTGGFANYDDSLGHFDSVAIEIIAIVFMLLSSCPFVVYLRLVLEGRFQSKQFAVFVCVLAAFSLLGAINLYNRGVLPGEEFPAVLLRATFILVSLATSTGFANCDYSTWSFLAVTGTILTLCGGCSGSTNSGLKMHRIVILVRGGYRYVKNLLMQAPFATPHKQSVREEEALLPEAGAFFFLYVFVFCIACIIVAWGESDLATIVTSVSSTFANTGPGIGEVVGPNGTYASLSVTVKCVLTVLMLVGRLELVPVFVLLLSLLQGSVGRLLRVRNGAKMLDMFR, encoded by the coding sequence ATGGTGGTTGTTTTGGTGGCTGTTGTGCACAACAAGGCGTGTGGTACATTCCTGACACATTGGCGCTCCCTGGTTTTCATCCAGGGTGTATTTTCCCTGCTATTTGCGCTCTTCCTCTCAATACCGATGGTTGTGGACGTCTGTATGGGGGGAGGGGACTGGGAAAGTTTTGCTACTGCATTTTCGGTGTCTGCTGCTGTTGGAGCAGTGTGTCTGCATGGTGGGAAATCCGGCCCAATAGGGCGTCATGAAACTATATACCTCATCTGTGCAGTGTGGATTGTGCTACCAATGCTGGCTGCAATACCGTTTTTTGTTTCAGATACAACTGGGTTGACATACGTTGATGCACTGTTTGAAACAGTATCCGGGCTTACCACTACTGGTGCCACAGTGCTCTCCAATCTGCACGCAAAATCACCGGGCATACTGCTGTGGCGTGTAATGCTGAACTTTATTGGTGGGCTGGGGGTTATAGCAATTGGTGTGTTGCTGTTACCGTGCTTGAAGGTTGTGGGGCTCAAGGACATCTACGGCGTAGAATCCCCCACTGTACGGCAGTTCAAGTTGAGCATTTTCAGGGCTGTGCTCTATATTACCTGTCTATATGTTGTGCTACTGGTGTTGTGTGCTGCTGCCTACAAGATAGCTGGCATGTCCGTGTTCGATGCAATATGCCATGCTATGAGCACAGTTTCCACAGGTGGGTTCGCTAACTACGATGACTCGCTGGGCCACTTTGACAGCGTTGCAATTGAAATTATAGCTATAGTCTTCATGCTTCTCTCTTCATGCCCATTTGTGGTGTACCTGAGGTTGGTTCTTGAAGGAAGGTTTCAATCCAAACAATTTGCCGTTTTCGTGTGCGTGCTGGCGGCGTTTTCGCTTTTAGGTGCGATTAATCTGTATAACAGAGGCGTACTTCCGGGGGAGGAATTTCCTGCAGTACTGCTGCGCGCAACCTTTATACTCGTTTCACTGGCAACTTCTACTGGGTTTGCTAACTGTGATTATAGCACTTGGAGCTTCCTGGCCGTGACTGGGACGATTCTAACCCTATGTGGAGGGTGTTCTGGCTCCACTAACAGCGGTCTCAAGATGCATAGAATCGTCATCCTGGTGCGCGGTGGGTATAGGTATGTTAAAAACCTGCTCATGCAGGCTCCATTTGCCACGCCCCACAAGCAATCAGTGCGGGAGGAGGAAGCCCTCCTCCCCGAGGCCGGTGCATTTTTCTTTCTGTATGTCTTCGTGTTTTGCATTGCGTGCATTATCGTTGCTTGGGGTGAGAGTGACTTGGCTACAATCGTAACGTCTGTTTCATCGACCTTTGCCAATACGGGTCCGGGTATAGGGGAAGTTGTGGGGCCAAATGGTACGTATGCTTCATTATCTGTTACTGTCAAGTGCGTATTGACCGTGCTAATGTTAGTTGGGCGGCTAGAACTTGTTCCGGTTTTTGTGCTTTTGTTATCCCTGCTGCAAGGCAGCGTTGGGCGCTTGCTGCGGGTTCGCAATGGCGCGAAAATGCTTGATATGTTTCGATAA
- a CDS encoding iron-containing alcohol dehydrogenase, with protein MTTQFLDMALPRIVAGGYAEVAEYITRAIHVGQGMLASLPDIASRHGGRALLVADSNTARLIDNGVLNAFSHYVIQGEYCASAGLINRVKHASKNADFIIALGSGTINDVCKYVSKVEGKEYILFPTAPSMNGYTSPNASITVKNGTKKSFVGQLPSAIYIDTNTLANAPARMISSGFADFICRSTARADWLLSHVLLGTQYSELPFLISEDVESAIIESYQGLVGRDVDTVMLLMQALLLSGVGMIIAGGSQSASQGEHILAGATELLDGCNLLHGERVGVATVVLAKLQKKMCNMRPQLVQTCIDSCVLQRCFGMERAREFCDVLLRKSIDREAATNLNCMIGEKWEYISERVKTEVIDPTLLEKILHGLKSPYLPEHVGWTTAGYGEVANLAFATRDRFTFLDIAHHAQVSVM; from the coding sequence ATGACTACTCAGTTTTTAGACATGGCTTTGCCGCGTATTGTTGCTGGCGGGTATGCCGAAGTTGCTGAGTACATTACCAGAGCCATACATGTGGGCCAAGGCATGCTAGCCAGCCTTCCAGACATAGCGTCCAGACACGGGGGCAGAGCGCTCTTGGTTGCTGACTCAAACACCGCTAGGCTCATAGATAATGGGGTGTTGAATGCTTTTAGCCACTACGTGATTCAGGGCGAATATTGTGCCTCTGCTGGCCTGATAAACCGTGTGAAACATGCTTCCAAAAATGCGGATTTCATTATTGCCCTTGGAAGCGGGACAATCAATGACGTGTGCAAATATGTTAGTAAGGTTGAAGGCAAAGAATACATACTGTTCCCCACTGCTCCTTCCATGAATGGGTATACTTCTCCAAATGCCTCAATCACGGTCAAAAACGGCACAAAAAAATCCTTTGTTGGGCAACTACCCAGCGCCATCTACATAGATACAAATACGCTTGCCAATGCACCGGCTAGGATGATAAGCAGCGGTTTCGCAGATTTTATTTGTCGCTCCACGGCACGCGCAGATTGGTTGCTTTCGCACGTATTGCTAGGTACCCAGTACAGTGAGCTGCCTTTTCTTATCAGCGAAGATGTAGAGAGCGCCATTATAGAGAGCTACCAAGGCCTGGTGGGCAGAGATGTCGACACCGTTATGTTGCTGATGCAGGCTCTGCTCCTGTCTGGTGTTGGCATGATAATAGCTGGGGGGAGCCAGTCTGCAAGCCAGGGAGAACATATCCTGGCCGGCGCCACGGAGCTCCTAGATGGCTGCAACTTATTACATGGGGAGAGGGTAGGAGTTGCCACCGTGGTGCTGGCGAAGTTACAGAAGAAAATGTGCAACATGCGGCCACAACTCGTGCAAACTTGCATTGACAGTTGTGTGCTGCAGCGGTGTTTTGGTATGGAGCGGGCGCGAGAATTTTGTGATGTACTGCTACGGAAGTCTATAGACCGCGAAGCTGCTACAAACCTTAACTGCATGATAGGCGAGAAGTGGGAATACATCTCTGAGAGGGTGAAAACTGAGGTTATTGATCCTACCCTGCTGGAAAAAATTCTGCATGGCTTGAAAAGCCCGTATTTACCCGAGCACGTTGGGTGGACTACTGCAGGGTACGGCGAAGTGGCCAATTTGGCATTTGCTACAAGGGACAGATTCACGTTTCTCGATATTGCGCACCACGCACAGGTTTCGGTGATGTGA
- the ftsH gene encoding ATP-dependent zinc metalloprotease FtsH has product MNFRKVAEGLIVWSAVIALTAVLYTQFGDKLTGSKELRVPFSEFLVKLDAGEVEYVNVTEREISGKLRDGTRFRTGGVIYDSLIKTLHAQKVTFEFSSGETVLGILGSLLISCLPMLSLVVIWCIFLKQIQVGGNRTMSFSKSRARLMTDNRGKVTFEDVAGIDEAKEELVEIVDFLKHRQKFQKLGGKIPKGCLLIGPPGTGKTLLARAIAGEASVPFFSISGSDFVEMFVGVGASRVRDMFEQGKKHAPCIIFVDEIDAVGRHRGIGLGGGNDEREQTLNQLLVEMDGFESNDGVIIIAATNRPDVLDPALLRPGRFDRQVTISIPDINGREKIINVHAKKVPMAPDVDVRVVARGTPGFSGADLANLVNEAALIAARLNKKVVTMSDFEYARDKVMMGAERRSMIMTDEERRLTAYHEAGHAVTAFHNPASDPIHKATIIPRGRTLGLVMRLPETDRVSHTREKMLADLVVAMGGRAAEELIFGYSKVTSGASSDIKQATELARSMVMKWGMSDSVGPLYHSDDRSESISDNMASLIDEEVKSIVSKALEEAKATLEKHIDSLHVIAENLLEFETLTGDEIGDLMSGKKITRNEEEAKPIKRSFVPD; this is encoded by the coding sequence ATGAACTTTAGAAAAGTGGCTGAGGGCTTGATTGTGTGGTCGGCAGTGATCGCCCTCACTGCGGTGCTCTACACTCAATTCGGCGATAAGCTCACAGGCAGCAAGGAGCTACGCGTGCCCTTTTCTGAGTTTCTTGTGAAGCTAGACGCAGGCGAAGTGGAGTATGTTAACGTAACAGAGCGCGAAATATCGGGCAAGCTACGCGACGGCACGAGATTTAGGACTGGAGGTGTAATATACGACAGCCTGATTAAGACTCTACATGCCCAGAAAGTGACTTTTGAGTTCTCATCTGGGGAAACAGTGTTGGGCATTCTGGGCAGCCTGCTCATTTCCTGCCTACCGATGCTGTCTTTGGTAGTGATATGGTGCATTTTCCTCAAGCAAATTCAGGTTGGGGGCAATCGTACAATGAGCTTCAGCAAGTCTCGCGCAAGACTCATGACTGACAATCGCGGCAAAGTCACATTTGAAGACGTGGCCGGCATTGATGAGGCAAAAGAGGAACTTGTAGAGATAGTAGATTTCCTCAAGCATCGACAGAAGTTTCAAAAGCTAGGCGGAAAAATTCCAAAAGGGTGCTTGCTGATAGGCCCGCCGGGGACTGGTAAGACGCTGTTGGCTCGTGCAATTGCCGGTGAGGCTAGCGTCCCCTTCTTCAGCATTTCTGGGTCTGATTTTGTAGAAATGTTTGTTGGCGTGGGTGCCAGCAGGGTGCGGGACATGTTCGAGCAGGGAAAGAAGCATGCGCCATGCATAATTTTCGTGGACGAGATAGACGCTGTAGGTCGGCATCGCGGCATAGGCCTCGGTGGAGGCAATGACGAACGCGAGCAAACGCTGAATCAGTTGCTTGTAGAAATGGATGGATTTGAATCCAACGATGGCGTAATCATAATCGCCGCGACTAACCGTCCAGACGTTCTTGATCCTGCCCTGCTAAGGCCAGGTAGGTTTGACCGGCAGGTTACAATATCCATTCCAGATATAAACGGGCGTGAGAAGATTATAAATGTGCACGCTAAAAAGGTGCCTATGGCTCCGGATGTCGATGTCAGAGTAGTAGCAAGAGGAACCCCTGGGTTCTCTGGTGCTGACCTGGCAAATTTGGTCAACGAAGCCGCATTGATTGCTGCCAGGCTTAATAAGAAAGTCGTCACTATGAGTGACTTTGAGTATGCCAGAGATAAGGTCATGATGGGCGCAGAGAGAAGGTCTATGATTATGACGGATGAGGAGCGTCGCCTTACTGCATACCACGAAGCTGGACACGCAGTAACGGCGTTTCACAACCCAGCCTCTGATCCCATACACAAAGCCACTATAATACCGAGGGGTAGAACGCTGGGGTTGGTTATGCGCCTACCGGAAACTGACAGGGTGTCTCACACAAGAGAGAAGATGCTTGCTGATCTAGTGGTGGCCATGGGGGGCAGGGCCGCTGAAGAGCTGATTTTTGGATACAGCAAAGTAACCAGCGGCGCATCTTCAGACATTAAGCAGGCTACGGAACTTGCTAGATCTATGGTCATGAAGTGGGGCATGAGTGATAGCGTTGGGCCACTTTACCACAGCGATGATCGCAGCGAGTCAATTTCTGACAACATGGCAAGCCTGATAGACGAGGAAGTGAAGTCTATAGTGTCAAAAGCGCTCGAGGAGGCCAAGGCCACTTTAGAAAAGCACATAGACTCTCTGCACGTAATCGCAGAAAACCTTTTGGAGTTTGAGACGCTCACTGGAGACGAGATCGGTGATCTTATGTCCGGCAAAAAAATAACCAGAAATGAGGAGGAGGCTAAGCCTATAAAGCGTTCTTTCGTTCCAGACTGA
- a CDS encoding F0F1 ATP synthase subunit A — MSPLEQFRVTKLLGIPTPWGIDLSFTNCSLFMVLASLGTVLLLCWALRRVNVVPGLAQAAVELIYGFVASTLESNAGADSLRYIPLVMTTFLFVLACNLVGILPLGFTATSHLSVTLALSLVVCTAVTVIGFRHQGLHFLRIFLPEGTPMWLAPMMVFIKLFAYLARPVSLAIRLAANMIAGHTIIAVIADFVLKMHLILTPLPFVFIMALIAFEVFVAVLQAYIFTVLTTVYLSDAVSSH; from the coding sequence TTGAGTCCGCTGGAGCAGTTCAGAGTTACAAAGTTGCTTGGCATACCCACACCTTGGGGCATAGACCTGAGCTTTACAAATTGTTCCCTCTTCATGGTTCTCGCATCCCTGGGGACTGTTTTGCTCTTGTGTTGGGCACTCAGAAGAGTCAACGTAGTTCCTGGGCTTGCCCAGGCTGCAGTGGAGTTGATCTACGGCTTCGTGGCCAGCACTCTTGAGAGCAACGCCGGCGCGGATAGCCTGCGCTACATACCCCTGGTTATGACAACCTTTTTATTCGTATTGGCGTGTAATCTCGTGGGCATACTGCCGCTGGGGTTCACCGCAACCAGTCACCTCTCCGTTACCTTGGCTTTATCACTCGTCGTCTGCACGGCTGTCACAGTTATTGGGTTTAGGCACCAGGGGCTGCATTTCCTCAGGATATTCCTGCCTGAGGGTACGCCAATGTGGCTAGCCCCCATGATGGTTTTCATAAAGCTGTTTGCGTACTTGGCCCGTCCGGTAAGCCTCGCGATACGTTTGGCAGCAAACATGATCGCCGGTCATACAATCATTGCAGTTATTGCAGATTTTGTGCTCAAGATGCACCTCATACTCACACCTTTGCCATTCGTGTTCATAATGGCCCTAATAGCATTCGAGGTCTTCGTTGCCGTATTACAGGCATACATATTTACCGTGCTCACCACCGTATACTTGTCCGACGCTGTCTCGAGCCACTAG
- a CDS encoding pentapeptide repeat-containing protein, with amino-acid sequence MRKIDACAGCPPFSSKKLAWVAVALCALLCTFPHSSGAQAEKPEDPRQAFVRDTESLKKTSYTRRDFREFIVKCNAKGVAPNFKKEFGSNLAGADFSELDMRGAVFEDVNLVQANFRHSNISSTTFSGSDMRGANFSNTDLNRSQFESVDLKFANFALADLNEVRIRSSEISYASFLGADMQAAVIKDSQGLYTTFTNADLGAVSVLNSNMSNANFQDIEATGILIQGSNLTSASLFGANLHSARIQNSVLKGSIMYGVRMNFADLTGSDLSGANMEIANIRSSSFHNANLSNTNMYSADIYHTDMRSANLSGAILGGAVLVGVNLHNAVLTKAVLKGTAISESILTESDLREVTLDSGSVSDSTLELAVLNRAKITGSAISRTGMASIFAHAASLNKVTLEKVDLTGAVLSEVKTSQSVYNDVNASEAIWSSTELHDVIIHSTLLHNSVFANSKLGKVSISASNAKKASFIESEFVGTSIYRGVLAGAEFQDCTFVNTVIMENDTVPSVSGAVTSEKELQELLKREKVLDVNYSYLDFSGMHLREIDFSNSRLAGTNFYEAQLHNVNFSRADLSSADFTDASLVDVDFTGANISKVVWPAGETAQHSMGSETKKEVSSPTIEQSGASKQEKVEHQQSSSTQQSDTPEPGEGDAAQKKSVDTSGA; translated from the coding sequence ATGAGAAAAATAGACGCGTGCGCGGGCTGTCCACCCTTTTCCTCAAAAAAACTGGCCTGGGTAGCGGTCGCATTGTGCGCACTTTTGTGCACCTTCCCCCACAGCAGCGGCGCGCAGGCAGAAAAACCAGAGGATCCCAGGCAGGCTTTTGTTAGAGACACCGAGAGCCTAAAAAAAACTTCATACACCAGGCGCGATTTTAGAGAGTTCATCGTCAAGTGCAACGCTAAGGGGGTCGCCCCAAATTTTAAAAAGGAGTTCGGCAGTAACCTGGCTGGGGCGGATTTTAGTGAGTTGGACATGCGAGGTGCGGTCTTTGAGGATGTAAACCTCGTCCAAGCAAACTTTAGGCACAGCAACATCTCCAGTACCACGTTTTCTGGATCCGACATGCGCGGGGCTAACTTTTCGAATACCGACCTCAACAGATCGCAGTTTGAATCAGTGGACCTCAAGTTCGCCAACTTTGCGCTTGCAGACCTGAATGAAGTTAGAATCCGCTCCTCCGAAATTAGCTATGCATCTTTCCTTGGTGCAGACATGCAGGCCGCGGTAATCAAAGACTCACAGGGCCTGTACACGACATTCACAAATGCTGACCTCGGTGCCGTATCGGTGTTGAACTCTAACATGAGCAATGCGAATTTCCAGGACATAGAAGCAACCGGCATACTAATACAGGGTAGTAATTTGACGTCCGCAAGCCTATTTGGCGCCAATTTGCACAGCGCAAGAATACAGAACTCCGTGCTGAAGGGCTCCATTATGTATGGAGTTCGCATGAACTTTGCGGACCTAACGGGCAGTGATTTGAGCGGCGCAAACATGGAAATAGCCAACATCCGCTCCTCGAGTTTTCACAATGCGAATTTGAGCAACACCAACATGTATTCCGCCGATATTTACCACACAGATATGAGAAGTGCCAATCTCAGCGGAGCAATTCTGGGTGGCGCAGTGCTGGTGGGAGTAAATCTGCACAACGCGGTGCTGACAAAAGCAGTATTAAAAGGCACTGCAATATCTGAGTCTATTCTGACAGAATCTGATCTGAGAGAGGTCACACTTGATTCCGGGAGCGTTTCTGACAGCACACTTGAGCTCGCCGTGTTGAACAGAGCGAAAATCACCGGCTCTGCAATCTCCAGAACCGGTATGGCGTCAATCTTTGCACACGCCGCAAGCCTGAATAAAGTCACCCTGGAAAAGGTAGACCTGACAGGCGCGGTGCTGAGCGAGGTTAAAACGTCGCAGTCCGTGTACAATGACGTAAACGCCAGTGAGGCTATATGGTCTTCAACTGAGTTGCACGACGTCATAATACACAGCACTTTGCTGCACAATTCCGTGTTCGCTAACAGCAAACTGGGAAAGGTGAGTATATCAGCGAGTAACGCAAAAAAAGCCAGCTTTATAGAGTCAGAGTTTGTAGGCACTAGTATATACAGGGGAGTGTTGGCTGGGGCAGAGTTTCAAGATTGCACGTTCGTGAATACCGTGATTATGGAAAATGACACAGTACCAAGCGTGAGCGGTGCGGTTACATCGGAAAAGGAGTTACAGGAACTGCTGAAGCGTGAAAAGGTGCTTGATGTGAACTACTCATACCTAGACTTCAGCGGCATGCATCTGCGTGAAATAGACTTTTCAAACTCCAGGCTGGCAGGCACAAACTTTTACGAAGCGCAATTGCACAATGTGAACTTCTCGCGCGCGGATCTTTCTTCTGCAGATTTCACCGATGCATCCCTGGTGGATGTGGACTTTACGGGTGCCAACATTAGTAAGGTGGTCTGGCCCGCCGGGGAAACAGCACAACACAGCATGGGCAGCGAAACCAAAAAAGAGGTTAGCAGCCCAACAATTGAACAGAGCGGGGCCTCTAAGCAGGAAAAAGTGGAGCACCAACAAAGTAGCAGTACTCAACAGTCAGACACTCCTGAGCCTGGTGAAGGCGATGCTGCACAGAAGAAATCTGTGGATACAAGTGGAGCTTGA
- the ftsA gene encoding cell division protein FtsA, with the protein MTEPRKGVFAVLDMGSTKMVCLAVKVRGDGGPEVVGVGYKAADGVNGGAIANKQHAGYSILSSVDAAEQVSEHTMNQVYVNVSGCGIASHNISNEMRSTVHEISDRDIRRIMLQTYEKFSGDDMVIHNIPIAYHLDDLSDVTELRGLYGSKLRADMHVVTASKLALLNIENCITDNNLSMGGCVAEPYVSGLACLTEDEKELGTMVLDIGGNYTSMGIFDRGKFVYAGTIPLGGVHITRDIAYGLCISVKDAERMKILHGNVMLTSADRDYAIETEDGNEDKRSIMKSDLASIIRPRVEEILELVKKEMDAQQNVVGKVVITGGCSNLASIREITNYVLNRQVRVGLPVHVYGMSKEYDRNPVFSAAIGTALLVVHSFYKGGTRSGAASPSYGGRIRKILKWITDKSEV; encoded by the coding sequence ATGACGGAGCCCCGGAAGGGTGTGTTTGCAGTTTTGGATATGGGCTCTACAAAAATGGTGTGCCTCGCTGTGAAAGTGCGTGGTGACGGTGGGCCCGAGGTTGTGGGGGTGGGTTATAAAGCTGCTGACGGTGTGAATGGTGGGGCAATTGCCAACAAACAGCATGCCGGCTACTCCATATTGTCTAGCGTAGATGCCGCAGAGCAGGTGTCTGAGCACACGATGAATCAGGTGTACGTCAACGTATCTGGGTGTGGCATTGCGTCGCACAATATCTCAAATGAAATGCGCTCTACAGTACACGAGATATCAGACCGCGATATACGAAGGATCATGCTCCAGACTTATGAGAAATTCTCTGGGGATGACATGGTAATCCACAATATTCCAATAGCTTACCATTTGGATGATCTGAGCGATGTTACTGAGCTCAGGGGGCTGTATGGTAGCAAATTGCGTGCAGATATGCACGTAGTTACCGCTTCTAAGCTCGCGCTCCTTAACATCGAGAATTGTATTACCGATAACAACTTGAGTATGGGTGGCTGTGTTGCCGAGCCCTATGTTTCAGGGTTGGCTTGCCTTACGGAGGATGAGAAAGAATTGGGAACCATGGTTCTGGATATAGGGGGGAATTACACCTCCATGGGCATCTTTGATAGGGGCAAATTTGTGTACGCAGGTACAATTCCCTTGGGTGGAGTGCACATAACGAGGGATATAGCATACGGGTTATGTATAAGTGTAAAAGATGCTGAGCGCATGAAGATTCTGCATGGGAACGTAATGCTCACTTCGGCTGATAGGGACTATGCTATTGAAACCGAAGATGGTAACGAAGATAAACGCTCTATAATGAAATCCGATTTAGCCAGCATTATCCGCCCGAGAGTGGAAGAAATTCTTGAGCTGGTGAAGAAGGAAATGGACGCGCAGCAAAATGTGGTCGGTAAGGTGGTAATAACAGGAGGATGCAGCAATCTGGCTAGCATTCGAGAGATTACTAATTACGTTCTGAATAGGCAAGTAAGAGTGGGGCTGCCCGTTCACGTTTATGGCATGAGCAAAGAGTATGATAGAAACCCCGTGTTCTCTGCGGCCATCGGCACTGCACTACTGGTAGTGCACAGCTTCTACAAAGGAGGAACGCGCAGTGGGGCTGCCAGCCCGTCATATGGCGGAAGAATACGCAAGATACTGAAGTGGATCACCGATAAGAGCGAAGTATAA